The Heliomicrobium undosum genome has a segment encoding these proteins:
- a CDS encoding HsdM family class I SAM-dependent methyltransferase, which produces MHTQSTNLHIQLITHFTSGKAMARGLAEMYKDQERLSVAWSFCFALLNTYWNLTASRLGPSAPIRPVPVTLPPLERSAQTLAQQMGEHLAERHDPLESGYLVGTVYTAMLPEAQRSSLGAYYTPPSLVNRLLDLTEQTGFDWTRGTIIDPACGGGAFLAPVAARMLQHIAGEPREKLTIIAERLAGQEIDPFAGWMSQVMLDIVLLPLCTQAGCRPPNLVKTVDSLTALPKRRYDLVIGNPPYGRVRLDGAMRKAYARSLYGHANLYGLFTDLALRLTTKEGMVAYVTPTSFLGGQYFKALRALLFREARPAVIDFVADREGVFDDVLQETALSVFVRSKQSAEVEVSEITPRSIQTAHVQPVGRFTIEGEAPWILPRHPEQAAFFRHLKAMPTRLSHLGYNVSTGPLVWNRHKDQLLQNRLDDAYPIVWSEAVTDAGFSFSATKRNHVPFIRVEPGQTFLKVQRECVLVHRTTAKEQNRRLLAAVMPQSFIDAYGAAVVENHLNMIYPDRDVEITPATLSALLNCKAVDMAFRCISGSVAVSAYELHALPLPGLPQLLTLQQRIGEGAAKQDIEQWVNQCYGVTNHEDAAGVAAPIPIWRFCVRPRAATSWSAGHYPRRIGATHRQPLGQFRRRRRHQRLDRLAARYSGEPKKQKMRVTTIA; this is translated from the coding sequence TTGCACACTCAATCCACGAACCTTCACATCCAACTCATCACTCACTTCACATCCGGCAAGGCAATGGCCCGAGGTCTGGCAGAAATGTACAAAGACCAGGAACGGCTTTCCGTTGCCTGGTCTTTTTGCTTTGCCCTGCTCAACACCTACTGGAATCTAACCGCCTCCAGGCTCGGTCCATCCGCGCCGATCCGCCCCGTGCCCGTCACCCTGCCGCCCCTGGAACGGTCGGCCCAAACGCTGGCCCAGCAGATGGGCGAACATCTCGCCGAGCGCCATGATCCCCTGGAAAGCGGCTATCTGGTGGGAACCGTCTATACAGCCATGCTGCCCGAAGCGCAGCGTTCCTCCCTCGGCGCCTACTATACGCCGCCGTCGCTGGTAAACCGTCTGCTCGATCTGACGGAACAGACCGGTTTTGACTGGACGCGCGGCACGATCATCGACCCGGCTTGCGGCGGCGGGGCCTTTCTGGCGCCTGTGGCCGCCCGGATGCTGCAACACATCGCAGGTGAGCCGCGCGAAAAGTTGACCATCATCGCCGAGCGGTTGGCGGGGCAGGAGATCGACCCCTTTGCCGGCTGGATGTCCCAGGTGATGCTCGATATCGTGCTGCTCCCCCTGTGCACCCAGGCCGGTTGCCGTCCACCCAATCTTGTGAAGACCGTCGATTCGCTCACCGCGCTTCCCAAAAGGCGCTACGATCTGGTGATCGGCAACCCGCCCTATGGGCGGGTCCGCCTCGACGGGGCGATGCGAAAAGCCTACGCCCGTTCCCTCTACGGCCACGCCAATCTCTACGGCCTCTTCACCGACCTGGCCCTGCGTCTCACCACAAAGGAGGGCATGGTCGCCTACGTCACCCCTACGTCTTTTCTCGGCGGCCAGTATTTCAAGGCCTTGCGTGCGCTCTTGTTCCGGGAGGCCCGTCCGGCCGTGATCGACTTTGTGGCCGACCGGGAGGGCGTCTTTGATGATGTCTTGCAGGAGACCGCCTTGTCCGTCTTTGTCCGGTCCAAGCAAAGCGCCGAGGTGGAGGTCTCCGAAATCACGCCCCGTTCCATCCAAACGGCCCATGTCCAACCGGTGGGCCGCTTTACCATCGAAGGGGAGGCGCCCTGGATTCTCCCGCGCCATCCCGAACAGGCGGCTTTTTTCCGTCACCTCAAGGCGATGCCGACGCGGCTCTCCCACCTGGGCTACAACGTGTCGACGGGACCCCTCGTCTGGAACCGCCACAAGGATCAATTGCTGCAAAACCGGCTTGACGACGCCTATCCCATCGTCTGGTCCGAAGCAGTTACCGACGCTGGCTTTTCCTTCAGCGCCACCAAGCGCAACCATGTGCCCTTTATCCGCGTCGAGCCGGGGCAGACCTTTTTGAAGGTCCAGCGCGAATGCGTCCTCGTCCACCGGACGACGGCAAAAGAACAAAACCGCCGGCTGCTGGCGGCGGTGATGCCCCAATCCTTTATTGACGCCTACGGCGCGGCGGTGGTCGAAAACCATCTGAACATGATCTATCCCGACCGCGACGTAGAGATCACACCGGCGACTCTGTCGGCACTGCTCAACTGCAAGGCCGTCGATATGGCCTTTCGCTGCATCAGCGGCAGCGTGGCCGTCAGCGCCTATGAACTGCACGCCCTCCCGTTGCCCGGCTTGCCCCAGTTGTTGACGCTGCAACAACGGATCGGCGAGGGGGCCGCGAAACAGGATATTGAACAATGGGTGAATCAGTGTTACGGAGTGACGAATCATGAAGATGCTGCTGGAGTTGCTGCCCCTATACCCATCTGGCGGTTCTGCGTCCGTCCGAGAGCGGCAACAAGCTGGTCTGCCGGACATTATCCTCGTCGAATTGGGGCAACACACCGGCAACCGCTTGGTCAGTTTCGTCGAAGACGTCGCCACCAGCGGCTCGATCGGCTAGCAGCAAGATACAGCGGTGAGCCGAAAAAGCAAAAAATGAGGGTCACTACGATCGCCTAG
- a CDS encoding RAMP superfamily CRISPR-associated protein: protein MAKGQYTLLKNKPYTFVPLLSLAASDRKPATPHNRLEESNFSGRLILEMNILSPVHVGSGGYRLVDDQLARAHVRRAANIVIPGSSIKGVVRSLAESASRSCLLALPNRDLGRALPKGMLEECSSRSACISCRIFGLMRGRESYKGKVHFGEFSLQGQQETRVENMPFFERPFKNYPDKRSDAGNERLYYCRVFEQVECGGPEKCPVCTKDEWFTARSKAPKFRSILFRGRKVYLQGPLRKGELPYEVIPEGAVLRGEIVLQNLSHEELSLLIFALGLDGEIRLRVGYGKPAYFGTIQMNILQSAPPDRPYLRPLPKKETLIQMARDYGREIKDKDIQANVRRLREILSGNIAGPQWTAPGY, encoded by the coding sequence GTGGCTAAGGGCCAGTACACACTGTTAAAAAACAAGCCCTATACGTTTGTCCCGCTCTTGTCATTGGCAGCTTCTGACCGCAAGCCTGCTACTCCGCATAATCGCTTGGAAGAAAGCAACTTCAGCGGACGATTGATACTTGAAATGAACATTCTCAGTCCCGTTCATGTGGGTAGCGGGGGATATCGCCTAGTAGACGATCAGTTGGCCCGGGCTCATGTCCGTCGAGCTGCAAACATCGTCATTCCCGGCTCTTCAATCAAAGGCGTTGTGCGCAGTTTGGCGGAATCGGCCTCGCGCAGCTGTCTGCTGGCGTTGCCCAACAGGGATCTGGGCCGAGCGCTCCCTAAGGGTATGCTGGAGGAATGCTCGTCACGGTCCGCCTGCATCAGTTGCCGTATTTTTGGGCTGATGCGGGGACGCGAGAGTTACAAGGGGAAAGTGCATTTTGGGGAATTTTCACTTCAAGGACAGCAGGAAACAAGGGTTGAGAACATGCCCTTTTTTGAAAGGCCGTTTAAAAATTATCCGGACAAACGAAGCGACGCCGGAAACGAACGGCTCTACTACTGCCGTGTATTCGAACAGGTAGAATGCGGTGGCCCCGAGAAATGTCCAGTATGTACTAAGGATGAGTGGTTTACAGCGCGAAGCAAAGCGCCAAAATTCCGGTCGATTTTGTTCCGAGGACGCAAGGTTTATCTGCAAGGGCCATTGCGTAAGGGAGAACTCCCATACGAAGTGATTCCGGAAGGTGCGGTTTTGCGGGGAGAAATCGTCTTACAAAACCTATCGCATGAAGAGCTTTCGCTCCTCATATTTGCATTGGGGCTGGACGGAGAAATCAGGCTTCGTGTGGGCTATGGAAAACCGGCCTATTTTGGCACGATTCAAATGAACATACTTCAGTCGGCGCCCCCTGACCGGCCGTACTTGAGGCCGCTACCAAAAAAGGAGACGCTGATACAGATGGCCCGCGATTATGGGCGTGAAATCAAAGACAAGGATATTCAGGCAAATGTCCGGCGCCTTCGTGAAATTCTATCGGGGAATATTGCAGGGCCTCAGTGGACTGCACCTGGTTACTAA
- a CDS encoding RAMP superfamily CRISPR-associated protein, giving the protein MFKELRNEARCTFQLKTASPLLIKGPSEPGLDPLLPDMRFVRTRNGSKSQPFIPGSSLKGVFRNRAEQVISAILRGLDMKVLPLGDNAWKDKMKNRDGRQRYYLSDPVIQLFGQQYLAGRAAFRDAFPVDGEPLMMGERSHVMINRITGGAQGKGLFNPEVVEEGTFAAEVVITNFACWQLMLFGYLLKDLDEGYMLLGTATTRGYGRVQVANAEVSIRDYRHYKSADEVRNRIVGYEDGDQKDEVACEGLLYTKKGYRWETTLSGYDWLMKLPLDLRESMENLQRKQKEVVRGG; this is encoded by the coding sequence TTGTTTAAGGAACTGCGGAACGAGGCCCGTTGCACTTTTCAACTGAAAACAGCCTCCCCACTTTTGATCAAGGGGCCGTCTGAACCAGGACTCGATCCTCTCTTGCCGGATATGCGATTTGTGCGCACACGAAACGGAAGCAAGTCACAGCCGTTTATCCCCGGTTCCAGCCTCAAAGGCGTCTTTCGCAACCGGGCGGAACAGGTGATCAGCGCGATCCTTCGTGGTTTAGATATGAAAGTGTTGCCGCTGGGGGATAATGCTTGGAAAGATAAAATGAAAAACCGTGACGGCAGGCAGCGCTACTATTTGTCTGACCCAGTGATCCAACTGTTCGGACAGCAATACCTTGCCGGTCGGGCCGCCTTTAGAGATGCCTTTCCTGTCGATGGGGAGCCTCTTATGATGGGAGAAAGAAGCCATGTCATGATCAACCGGATCACCGGTGGTGCTCAGGGAAAAGGGCTGTTTAATCCAGAGGTGGTTGAGGAAGGCACTTTCGCTGCCGAAGTCGTCATAACAAACTTTGCATGCTGGCAGTTGATGCTCTTTGGCTATCTATTAAAGGATCTCGATGAAGGATATATGCTTCTAGGGACGGCTACGACGCGTGGGTACGGACGAGTACAGGTCGCGAATGCAGAGGTGTCCATCCGCGATTACCGGCACTATAAGTCTGCTGACGAAGTAAGGAACCGGATTGTGGGGTATGAAGATGGTGATCAAAAGGACGAAGTCGCCTGTGAGGGGCTCTTATATACAAAAAAAGGATATCGATGGGAAACGACGCTATCGGGGTACGATTGGCTGATGAAACTGCCCTTGGACCTGCGTGAGTCTATGGAAAACCTCCAGCGCAAGCAAAAAGAGGTGGTTCGCGGTGGCTAA
- the csx7 gene encoding type III CRISPR-associated RAMP protein Csx7 — translation MGRDSNSDLFHQFTNRYRLNGRLITETPLHIGAGNTAADPTTLDNPVLRDAFGMPYIPGSSFKGVWRTFSERILGQWGEAVGVAPCNVLTNPCLSHDDARRIKKEYSKDALRAAEEIYNCLCSVCRLFGSQHFAGRLRVRDLLLDESTWVGFYEIRPGVSIDRDTRTAMTGRFYEIEVVPAGTAFHWQVLMDNLSEPQWYNTLLSLTPFVHGEIALGGGTTRGLGRVRLTNVQVSRLDASNFKQYLQKGWAGIESIPFVDAGKKVGLELGGDMVV, via the coding sequence ATGGGACGTGACAGTAACAGCGATCTCTTTCACCAGTTTACAAACCGATATCGATTGAATGGTCGCCTGATTACGGAGACACCATTACATATCGGTGCCGGCAATACTGCTGCAGATCCAACTACATTGGACAATCCCGTCCTTCGAGATGCTTTTGGAATGCCCTATATCCCGGGTTCCTCGTTTAAAGGGGTTTGGCGGACCTTTAGTGAACGCATCTTGGGGCAATGGGGTGAAGCGGTTGGCGTCGCGCCCTGTAATGTACTGACAAACCCCTGTCTAAGCCATGATGACGCCCGAAGAATCAAAAAGGAGTACTCAAAGGATGCGCTGCGGGCTGCCGAAGAAATATACAATTGCCTTTGCTCCGTTTGCCGTCTTTTCGGCTCTCAGCATTTCGCGGGGCGTCTAAGGGTGCGGGACTTGTTGTTAGACGAGTCGACGTGGGTTGGTTTTTATGAGATCCGACCGGGCGTTTCCATCGACCGAGACACCCGTACGGCGATGACGGGACGTTTTTATGAGATAGAAGTCGTTCCAGCGGGTACGGCTTTCCACTGGCAGGTTCTTATGGATAACCTATCGGAACCGCAGTGGTACAACACGTTGCTGAGTTTGACGCCCTTTGTACACGGGGAAATTGCGCTTGGTGGAGGCACCACTCGCGGGCTTGGACGCGTCCGGTTGACAAACGTGCAGGTGTCCCGACTAGACGCGAGCAACTTTAAACAATATCTTCAAAAGGGCTGGGCAGGCATTGAGAGTATCCCTTTCGTGGACGCAGGTAAAAAGGTAGGTTTGGAACTGGGAGGTGATATGGTTGTTTAA
- a CDS encoding RAMP superfamily CRISPR-associated protein translates to MKMRFLRLTYTIQQITPLHIGTGTGHQGFVNKSFYRDKDLDGKSDLPVIPGSTIKGRLKAAVRALLEGGVLGECSHQPEVDCRCLLCLIFGREGNQRGVLSFDDARPVHPGQTLPPMIRYGIAMDRYRHVAQEHSLYSAEMAGYRGNLYQGQIAGHVPLDHYSAIIEAIRAGFSFEYAMGFGKSRGSGWMEVIAVEEVANACNTN, encoded by the coding sequence ATGAAGATGCGTTTCCTTCGGCTTACATATACGATCCAGCAGATAACCCCTCTTCATATCGGTACAGGCACAGGTCATCAAGGGTTTGTCAACAAGAGTTTCTATCGTGATAAGGATTTGGACGGCAAATCAGATCTTCCCGTCATTCCTGGCTCTACGATTAAAGGCCGCCTAAAAGCCGCCGTGCGGGCTTTGCTGGAAGGTGGCGTGCTCGGGGAGTGCAGTCATCAACCGGAAGTGGACTGCCGGTGTCTTCTTTGTTTAATTTTTGGCCGGGAAGGCAACCAACGCGGCGTGCTGAGTTTTGATGATGCGCGCCCGGTTCATCCCGGACAGACGTTACCGCCGATGATCCGATATGGAATTGCGATGGACCGATACCGCCATGTGGCACAGGAGCATTCCCTGTATTCCGCCGAAATGGCTGGATACAGAGGAAACCTCTATCAAGGACAGATTGCGGGCCATGTCCCGTTGGACCATTACAGTGCCATCATCGAGGCCATTCGCGCAGGTTTTTCCTTTGAATATGCCATGGGATTTGGGAAAAGCCGCGGAAGTGGATGGATGGAAGTGATCGCGGTGGAGGAGGTGGCGAATGCGTGCAACACCAATTGA